A window of the Arachis duranensis cultivar V14167 chromosome 5, aradu.V14167.gnm2.J7QH, whole genome shotgun sequence genome harbors these coding sequences:
- the LOC107487553 gene encoding auxin-responsive protein SAUR77, producing MDCLVMPVSLIRRRSVNSRMGYRPVGDDGLLDDHERPVTVVVGKERRVFMVEPFILRENPFRVLMEISMKKAEKDHFHFTSNERRVIFVDVDSILFEHMLWLMQNDASSLFQLNLKEIIDFYSQDI from the coding sequence ATGGATTGCTTGGTGATGCCGGTCTCGTTGATCCGGCGACGCTCCGTGAACTCTCGGATGGGGTATAGGCCAGTGGGCGATGATGGGCTGTTGGATGATCATGAGAGGCCGGTGACTGTTGTGGTTGGGAAAGAGAGGAGGGTGTTCATGGTGGAGCCTTTCATCTTGCGAGAGAATCCATTCAGGGTTTTGATGGAAATTTCAATGAAGAAGGCGGAGAAGGATCACTTCCACTTCACGAGCAACGAAAGAAGAGTGATATTTGTGGATGTGGATTCAATATTGTTCGAGCATATGCTGTGGCTAATGCAAAATGATGCCTCTTCTCTCTTCCAGCTCAATTTGAAGGAGATCATTGACTTCTATTCTCAGGATATTTAA
- the LOC107487589 gene encoding AT-hook motif nuclear-localized protein 23 — protein MAGLDLGTASRFVQNLHRPEFNLHHNHHHQQHHHHHHHQQDSEEDANNNHQDHYEDDAPHDHTGLDLATASAGDVVARRPRGRPPGSKNKPKPPVIITRESANTLRAHILEVASGCDVFDSVATYARRRQRGICILSGSGTVNNVTIRQPAAAGAVVTLHGRFEILSLSGSFLPPPAPPGATSLSIYLAGGQGQVVGGSVVGELIAAGPVIVIASSFTNVAYERLPLDEDEQQLPGGGGGQGSGGGGGNSPFGDPSSGLPFFNLPVNMPNNVQLPSAVDGFSRPPPPPPPPF, from the coding sequence ATGGCTGGTTTGGATTTAGGAACAGCTTCACGCTTCGTTCAAAACCTGCACAGACCAGAATTCAACCTGCATCACaaccatcatcatcaacaacatcatcatcatcatcatcaccaacaaGATTCTGAAGAAGACGCCAACAACAACCACCAAGATCACTATGAGGATGATGCTCCCCACGACCACACGGGTTTGGACCTCGCAACGGCCTCCGCGGGGGATGTCGTCGCACGCCGTCCTAGGGGTAGGCCGCCGGGATCCAAGAACAAGCCCAAGCCGCCGGTCATCATAACCAGGGAGAGCGCCAACACGCTCAGAGCACACATCCTCGAGGTAGCCAGCGGCTGCGACGTCTTTGACAGCGTCGCCACCTACGCCCGCCGCCGCCAGCGCGGGATCTGCATCCTCAGTGGCAGCGGCACCGTCAATAACGTCACCATCAGGCAACCAGCCGCCGCCGGAGCAGTAGTCACGCTCCACGGCAGGTTCGAGATATTGTCCCTCTCCGGCTCGTTCCTTCCGCCGCCGGCTCCCCCCGGCGCCACCAGCCTAAGCATATACCTCGCCGGAGGGCAGGGACAGGTGGTCGGAGGGAGTGTGGTTGGGGAGTTGATCGCGGCGGGGCCGGTGATTGTGATCGCTTCTTCGTTCACGAACGTGGCTTATGAGAGGTTGCCTTTGGACGAAGATGAACAGCAGCTTCCAGGTGGCGGCGGCGGTCAGGGTtccggtggtggtggtggtaataGTCCGTTTGGTGACCCGTCCTCAGGGCTTCCTTTCTTTAATTTGCCGGTGAATATGCCGAATAATGTTCAGTTGCCATCAGCAGTGGATGGGTTTTCACGtccgccaccaccaccaccaccaccattttAA